In Plasmodium falciparum 3D7 genome assembly, chromosome: 6, the genomic window ATACAGCTTTATCTCTATTAGTTGATGAGAATAATGAAATGTTAAATATTATGGTAAGTACCATAAAAgcagatataaaaaataatgatgagaaAATAAATTTCTTAGCTTTTCACTTTGCTagtcataaaataaatggatTATTAATAGAGAATTTATATGAagatatattacatattgttacttcaaattatatatataaaccaaatataagaaaaaaggcTTTTTTGTGTTtagcaaatatatataaaaaaagacatgatttattattaagagGTAAAAATGATTTCGAGATTTTTAAATTTCTAGATCAGAATCTGAATGAAATAAAcatgtttaatatatttgcttatttaaatttattatatgtaataatattaatatttcaaaaatatgagtcaatgtattattatataaaaaaggaagaaaaaaaaaaaaattcattagaggaaaaaaatgatgatatattaaaaagagaAGAATTAAAATTTGATAATAGTTCAAGTAGTAGTGGTAGTAGTAATCATAGTAGACGTATAtcattacatataaaaaatgaattaaaaaaaaaaagaagtaaatcaaatatatatttaaatgaacaaaattttttatataatgatttaaAGAAAGTAGATAAAATATTAGAAATCGAATCTGAGTGTACATTTAATATTGAAGAAATTgatttttatgaaataaaaaaatatataaataaatatatacattttatattaaatgtattatatttaatattagatgaaaatttaaaaattgatgaaggtttttattattcacatGTACGTTATCCATTTctattaataaaatgtttaCAGATGATACAATTATATGATGTTCATAATTTATCTCAGACaactataaataatataaatgatatcatgtataaaataatatcgAAGCCTTATAGAAAATTACAAGGAAGATTAGGAAATGAAAACAATCCactgaataataatattccaaataataataggCATACTATTGCTAATCATTTTAATAGTaccaacaataataataataataataataataataataataatgattataataataacaataaaagtagtaataataataatagtagtaatatatttaaaaagagtttttcaaaaaatagtATTTATTCAcatagtaaaaaaaataaagatattttaagaaatgaaaaaagtgCTATATACATTGAATATGGTATTATTTATGAATGTtccaatttatataattttttagatGATAAAATCGAAGATAGAAATagagatataataatatgtttaataacTTCATTTGATacaaaaaaatcaaatattaattatgttattttaaatagtttatcgaaattaaaaatgaatataaaaatttataatatgttagAAACACATATTAtgcatttaataaatttattaaatagtGATGATATTACAATCAAATTACAAACATTTAATATTCTATTTAATATgtgtaattataataattggaAACTACTTATTAATGTATTTTTACATCATCTACCATTTATCGAtccatatatacaaaatgaagttataataaaaatatctatTCTTGCTGAAAATTTCTCTCCAGACTTATCATGGTATATTgatgttatatttaaaatgattGAAATAACGCACAAGTCTATATTTCAAGAAGTATGGTTTAGATTAGTACAAATAATAACTGGATTTGTAGAAGGTGATGGTAAAAACTCATCCAAATTATCTAAAGGAGAAAATAAtgcattaaataatataaataataatagtaatgaaagtaacaatagtaataataatagcaacaataataacaacaacaataacaataacaacaacaataacaataataataataataataataataaaaataaagatgacCAGAAAGTACAAACTTATGCAGCTATGAAGTGTTATAGATATTTATCAGATCATTTTACAAGAATCGAATTGTTAGTAGATTTATGTACGTACATCATAGGTTCTTTTggatatttaataaaagataaagTACCCATGAAAGAACAATTAAAAATTCTGGAAAAATATTTTGCCTTTGCATCATCTAATACCAAATGTGTTATTTTAATGGCTATTATGAAAATGgttttttatgataataaactTATGAACAGTGTGAAAAAAATTCTGAACACTTGTATTAACCATTCAGATTTGGAATTACAAACACGCGCATGTGAATTTCTTAATTTGtgtaatatgaataatatgagtaTGTTAAATTatcttttgaaaaatatgcCTCTCTACAATATGAAGAAGGTCCACGAAAATTTTCTTATAAAGAGATTGCTGGAGACGAACAagtaaaaaatgaaacatcCACAcgtggaaaaaaaaaaaaaaaaaaaaaaaaaaaaaaaaaaaaaatatatatatatatatatgatgcatgtggtttatttattatttgctTAACAAGTTGTATATTTAGCGTACAacaatatgtatgtatgtatatgtatatatatatatttatatttatttatttatttatttatttttatttatttttcagaCATGCCGTTATTGACTTTAACGAAAAGGATAACTCTCTCAAATTCGACAAAAAgcatgataataaaaaatcagGAAAACATAATAAACATAACGACGAAGACTACAATGACACGAATAGCGATTATTCACATAACAAAGTATCATCTCATTCGTCTTGTAATTCCTCATCATCTGAAGATGAAGATGAAGATGAAGAcgaagatgaagaagaagaaaatgaagaaaagtATAGTAAAAAGAGAAGTCGAAATTTATCCGATTCTTCtcataattcaaaaaaatccTCATCAAGTGTATCAAGCCATAAATCCAAAAATTCGAGTGATAACTCagatgataatgaaaaattatttaaaatacttTGCTTACAAAAAgctaataatataaatgatttatGGTTTAACGCCTGCTTATTAGATAAAtgccttttttttaaaaataatatggtGTCTATTTTAATGAAGCAAAAATATCAGGAGAATAAAGGTattctaattttttatataaaaaatatatccaaGGCAGCTCTTAACCTTAGCAGGTACagtaaatcaaaaaaaaaaaaaaaataaataaatatatatatatacacaatacatcgttatatatatatatatatatatatttatttatttatttatatattattttatatattttatgtttttccCTTTTAGCATTAATATTGAAGAGTGTGaacaaataaacataaaagaacaaaaaattgTTAACAATGAAAAAATCGACAGTGATGGAATGTATGTTCACAAAATAATTCTCACTGTATCAGACATCTTTTACAATATACCCAGTATTTACTTTAACATAATGACACCAAATGCAGCGGTAAGAAGAGAATATATAAGCAAACACATAAatgcatatacatatatatatatatatatatatattaatgtttacactatattgttttttttttttttttttttttttttatatatatagaatgcTAGCTTTTCCTCCAAACTTCCCTTACTCCTGACCAGatttattaaagaaaataaaatgaacgaAACGACCTTCAAAAATTATTGGAAGGCACTCACACAAGTTCATAATGAAGAT contains:
- a CDS encoding AP-2 complex subunit alpha, putative, translating into MIKHSIKGLYCFIDEVRNCRCKEDEEKKVLQEIIKIKKKFNEKNITNYKRKKYIWKLIYCHILGYGISLSYLDIIKLISSNNFSDKYCGYTALSLLVDENNEMLNIMVSTIKADIKNNDEKINFLAFHFASHKINGLLIENLYEDILHIVTSNYIYKPNIRKKAFLCLANIYKKRHDLLLRGKNDFEIFKFLDQNLNEINMFNIFAYLNLLYVIILIFQKYESMYYYIKKEEKKKNSLEEKNDDILKREELKFDNSSSSSGSSNHSRRISLHIKNELKKKRSKSNIYLNEQNFLYNDLKKVDKILEIESECTFNIEEIDFYEIKKYINKYIHFILNVLYLILDENLKIDEGFYYSHVRYPFLLIKCLQMIQLYDVHNLSQTTINNINDIMYKIISKPYRKLQGRLGNENNPLNNNIPNNNRHTIANHFNSTNNNNNNNNNNNNNDYNNNNKSSNNNNSSNIFKKSFSKNSIYSHSKKNKDILRNEKSAIYIEYGIIYECSNLYNFLDDKIEDRNRDIIICLITSFDTKKSNINYVILNSLSKLKMNIKIYNMLETHIMHLINLLNSDDITIKLQTFNILFNMCNYNNWKLLINVFLHHLPFIDPYIQNEVIIKISILAENFSPDLSWYIDVIFKMIEITHKSIFQEVWFRLVQIITGFVEGDGKNSSKLSKGENNALNNINNNSNESNNSNNNSNNNNNNNNNNNNNNNNNNNNNNKNKDDQKVQTYAAMKCYRYLSDHFTRIELLVDLCTYIIGSFGYLIKDKVPMKEQLKILEKYFAFASSNTKCVILMAIMKMVFYDNKLMNSVKKILNTCINHSDLELQTRACEFLNLCNMNNMSMLNYLLKNMPLYNMKKVHENFLIKRLLETNKHAVIDFNEKDNSLKFDKKHDNKKSGKHNKHNDEDYNDTNSDYSHNKVSSHSSCNSSSSEDEDEDEDEDEEEENEEKYSKKRSRNLSDSSHNSKKSSSSVSSHKSKNSSDNSDDNEKLFKILCLQKANNINDLWFNACLLDKCLFFKNNMVSILMKQKYQENKGILIFYIKNISKAALNLSSINIEECEQINIKEQKIVNNEKIDSDGMYVHKIILTVSDIFYNIPSIYFNIMTPNAANASFSSKLPLLLTRFIKENKMNETTFKNYWKALTQVHNEDVIMGVPKFSKKYFLNYLINAFNFYILKIGMLICASGYIHFPDLNMENKILILAKIRHEVKGCQISVVSSIKHLNNYLNKIFEIYLIKNN